A stretch of Bradyrhizobium sp. CCBAU 53338 DNA encodes these proteins:
- a CDS encoding aminotransferase class I/II-fold pyridoxal phosphate-dependent enzyme: MVMTASSRAPQASGSSSNERSPFVRLNELLAPHQPGKPLISLAVGEPQHPVPDFVGPVLAKHIADFGRYPMNQGTEPFRNAASAWLSSRFKLPRALDPRTELLVLNGSREGLFLAAIAAARYVGPKPGKPAILMPNPFYPVYGAGAGAAACEPVYLPTTVENGFLPDLGAIDEATLARTVAFYLASPANPQGSVASRDYFTRLKQLADRHNFMILSDECYSEIYTRQAPGSALECAGPDFIRVAAFQSLSKRSNLPGLRVGFAAGDKTFIGMFLELRNIAAPQVPVPLQHVATVAYGDEAHVEENRRLYRIKFDLADQIIGNRYGYRRPDAGFCVWLNTSEVGDDVFVTLKLFKEAGVRVVPGSYLARLQPDGFNPGAGYIRLALVQDSETTAQALHRLVETLG; the protein is encoded by the coding sequence ATGGTCATGACCGCTTCATCCCGTGCGCCGCAGGCCAGTGGAAGCTCCAGCAACGAGCGCTCGCCCTTCGTCCGGCTGAACGAGTTGCTGGCGCCGCATCAGCCCGGCAAGCCCTTGATTTCGCTTGCAGTAGGCGAACCGCAGCATCCGGTGCCTGATTTCGTCGGCCCCGTGCTGGCCAAGCACATCGCCGATTTCGGTCGCTACCCGATGAACCAGGGCACCGAGCCGTTCCGTAACGCTGCGAGTGCCTGGCTGTCGTCGCGCTTCAAGCTGCCGCGCGCGCTCGACCCCAGGACCGAGCTTCTCGTCCTCAACGGCAGCCGGGAAGGGCTGTTCCTCGCCGCGATCGCGGCAGCCCGCTATGTCGGGCCGAAGCCCGGCAAACCCGCGATCCTGATGCCGAACCCGTTCTATCCGGTCTATGGCGCCGGCGCCGGCGCAGCAGCCTGCGAGCCGGTCTATCTGCCGACCACGGTCGAAAACGGCTTCCTGCCCGATCTCGGCGCCATCGACGAGGCGACGCTGGCGCGCACCGTCGCGTTCTATCTGGCCTCGCCCGCCAATCCGCAGGGTTCGGTCGCCTCGCGCGATTATTTCACGCGGTTGAAGCAACTCGCCGATCGCCACAACTTCATGATCCTCAGCGACGAGTGCTACTCGGAGATCTACACGCGCCAGGCACCGGGCAGCGCGCTCGAATGTGCCGGCCCCGATTTCATCCGCGTGGCTGCGTTCCAGTCGCTGTCGAAGCGCTCCAACCTTCCGGGCCTGCGCGTCGGCTTCGCCGCCGGCGACAAGACGTTCATCGGCATGTTCCTGGAGCTGCGCAACATCGCCGCGCCCCAGGTTCCTGTGCCGCTCCAGCACGTCGCGACCGTTGCCTACGGCGACGAAGCACATGTCGAGGAGAACCGCAGGCTCTACCGGATCAAGTTCGATCTCGCCGACCAGATCATCGGCAATCGTTACGGCTATCGCCGGCCCGACGCCGGGTTCTGCGTCTGGCTCAACACGTCCGAGGTCGGCGACGACGTCTTTGTGACTCTCAAGCTCTTCAAGGAGGCCGGTGTGCGCGTGGTGCCCGGCTCCTACCTGGCGCGGCTTCAGCCCGACGGCTTCAATCCCGGTGCAGGCTACATCAGGCTGGCGCTGGTGCAGGACAGTGAGACCACGGCGCAGGCGCTGCACCGGCTGGTCGAAACTCTGGGTTAG
- a CDS encoding ATP-dependent Clp protease proteolytic subunit produces MRDMLQLVPMVVEQSARGERSFDIYSRLLRERIIFLNGEVNDAMSGLVCAQLLFLEAENPNRPINLYINSYGGVVTSGLAMYDTMQFIKAPVHTLCMGTARSMGSFLLMAGEPGHRAALPNASLHVHQPLGGFQGQASDILIHANEMQETKRRIIRLYAQHCCRTEEEVERTLDRDHFMTAQQGVEWGLVDRVFAVRDAA; encoded by the coding sequence ATGCGCGACATGCTTCAGCTCGTCCCTATGGTCGTCGAACAATCCGCGCGCGGCGAACGATCCTTCGACATCTACTCGCGACTGCTGCGCGAGCGCATCATCTTCCTCAACGGCGAAGTCAATGATGCGATGTCGGGCCTCGTCTGCGCGCAGCTCTTGTTCCTGGAAGCAGAGAATCCGAACAGGCCGATCAATCTCTACATCAACTCCTATGGCGGCGTGGTCACCTCCGGGCTCGCGATGTACGACACCATGCAGTTCATCAAGGCGCCGGTTCATACGCTGTGCATGGGCACCGCGCGCTCGATGGGCTCGTTCCTGCTGATGGCCGGCGAGCCCGGCCACCGCGCCGCCTTGCCCAATGCTAGCCTTCACGTGCATCAGCCGCTGGGCGGCTTCCAGGGCCAGGCTTCCGACATTCTGATCCATGCCAACGAGATGCAGGAAACCAAGCGGCGCATCATCCGCCTCTATGCGCAGCATTGCTGCCGGACCGAAGAGGAAGTCGAACGGACCCTGGACCGCGACCACTTCATGACCGCGCAGCAGGGGGTCGAATGGGGGCTGGTCGACCGGGTTTTTGCAGTGCGCGACGCCGCCTGA
- a CDS encoding ammonium transporter → MTFKRPYGAGLAALAVGLFAATAAYAEPTVNKGDNAWMLTSTVLVLLMTIPGLALFYGGLVRSKNMLSVLMQVFYTVCVVTVIWAVYGYSLAFTGGSDFIGGFSKAFMMGVTTDSKAATFSVDANISELVYMCFQMTFAAITPALIVGAFAERMKFSAIALFIPLWVTLIYFPIAHMVWYWPGPDAIQDAAKALAAATDAAAKTAAQAKLDEINADAGWIFKKGAIDFAGGTVVHINAGIAGLVGALLIGKRVGYGKELMAPHSLTMSMIGASLLWVGWFGFNAGSNLEANGGAALAMTNSFVATAAAALSWMFAEWIVKGHPSVLGIISGAVAGLVAVTPAAGFSGVMGAIVLGLVVGVVCLFFCTVVKNALGYDDSLDVFGVHCIGGIVGALGTGILVNPALGGAGIIDYTAIPPKVADYDFAAQMLSQIEAVCTTLVWSGVGSAILYKVVDVIVGLRANVESEREGLDITDHTERAYNM, encoded by the coding sequence ATGACGTTTAAGCGTCCCTATGGCGCGGGATTGGCGGCTCTCGCAGTCGGCCTGTTCGCTGCGACCGCAGCCTACGCCGAGCCAACGGTCAACAAGGGGGATAACGCCTGGATGCTGACATCGACGGTCCTCGTGCTGTTGATGACGATCCCGGGTCTCGCGCTGTTCTACGGCGGCCTCGTTCGTTCCAAGAACATGCTCTCGGTGCTGATGCAGGTGTTCTACACCGTCTGCGTCGTCACCGTGATCTGGGCCGTGTACGGCTACAGCCTCGCCTTCACCGGCGGTTCCGACTTCATCGGCGGCTTCTCCAAGGCCTTCATGATGGGCGTCACCACCGACTCGAAGGCCGCGACCTTCTCGGTCGACGCCAACATCTCGGAGCTCGTCTATATGTGCTTCCAGATGACCTTCGCGGCGATCACGCCCGCCCTCATCGTCGGCGCCTTCGCCGAGCGCATGAAGTTCTCGGCGATCGCTCTGTTCATCCCGCTCTGGGTCACGCTGATCTACTTCCCGATCGCGCACATGGTCTGGTACTGGCCCGGCCCGGACGCGATCCAGGACGCCGCCAAGGCTCTGGCTGCTGCGACTGATGCGGCGGCGAAGACTGCGGCTCAGGCCAAGCTCGACGAGATCAACGCCGACGCCGGCTGGATCTTCAAGAAGGGCGCGATCGACTTCGCTGGCGGCACCGTGGTGCACATCAACGCCGGCATCGCGGGCCTCGTCGGCGCTCTCCTGATCGGCAAGCGCGTCGGTTACGGCAAGGAGCTGATGGCTCCGCACTCGCTGACCATGTCGATGATCGGCGCCTCGCTGCTCTGGGTCGGCTGGTTCGGCTTCAACGCCGGCTCCAACCTCGAAGCCAACGGCGGCGCTGCGCTCGCCATGACCAACTCCTTCGTCGCCACCGCAGCCGCCGCGCTGTCGTGGATGTTCGCGGAGTGGATCGTGAAGGGCCATCCGTCGGTGCTCGGCATCATCTCCGGCGCCGTCGCGGGTCTCGTGGCCGTCACGCCTGCCGCCGGCTTCTCCGGCGTGATGGGTGCGATCGTCCTCGGTCTCGTGGTCGGCGTGGTCTGCCTGTTCTTCTGCACCGTCGTGAAGAACGCGCTCGGCTACGATGACTCGCTCGACGTGTTCGGCGTGCACTGCATCGGCGGTATCGTCGGCGCCCTCGGCACCGGCATCCTGGTCAATCCGGCTCTCGGTGGTGCTGGCATCATCGACTACACCGCGATCCCGCCCAAGGTTGCCGATTACGACTTCGCCGCGCAGATGCTCTCCCAGATCGAAGCCGTCTGCACCACGCTGGTGTGGTCGGGCGTCGGTTCGGCGATCCTCTACAAGGTGGTCGACGTGATCGTCGGCCTCCGCGCCAATGTCGAGAGCGAGCGTGAAGGTCTGGACATCACCGACCACACCGAGCGCGCCTACAACATGTAA
- a CDS encoding P-II family nitrogen regulator: MKIVMAIIKPFKLEEVRDALTAIGVHGLTVTEVKGYGRQKGHTEIYRGAEYAVSFLPKIKIEVAVASEQVDKTIDAITSAAKTGQIGDGKIFVINLDHAVRIRTGEADAAAL, encoded by the coding sequence ATGAAAATTGTTATGGCGATTATCAAGCCATTCAAGCTGGAAGAAGTCCGTGACGCCCTGACCGCCATTGGCGTTCACGGTCTCACGGTGACGGAAGTCAAGGGATATGGCCGGCAGAAAGGCCACACGGAAATCTACCGCGGCGCCGAATATGCGGTGAGCTTCCTGCCCAAGATCAAGATCGAAGTCGCTGTCGCCTCCGAGCAGGTCGACAAGACCATCGACGCCATCACGTCGGCTGCGAAAACCGGACAGATCGGCGACGGCAAGATCTTCGTCATCAACCTCGACCATGCGGTTCGCATCCGCACCGGCGAGGCCGACGCCGCGGCCCTTTGA
- a CDS encoding GFA family protein, producing the protein MRLEGGCYCGEVRYVSEGDPMMQAQCHCRECQYISGGAPNTFIAMPAAGFTYITGQPKQFTRKDLERAVTREFCAECGTHLVTRVPGLPAAIVKVGTLDEPKQFKPQMAIYTCDIQEFHTIPSGMKTFERLPGH; encoded by the coding sequence ATGCGTTTGGAAGGCGGATGTTATTGCGGCGAAGTGCGCTACGTGTCCGAAGGCGATCCGATGATGCAGGCCCAATGTCACTGCCGTGAGTGCCAGTACATCTCGGGCGGCGCGCCCAACACCTTCATCGCGATGCCGGCCGCCGGCTTCACCTACATCACCGGACAACCCAAGCAGTTCACCCGCAAGGACCTCGAGCGCGCCGTGACGCGGGAATTCTGCGCCGAGTGCGGCACCCATCTGGTGACCAGGGTTCCGGGACTGCCGGCCGCGATCGTGAAGGTCGGCACGCTGGACGAGCCGAAACAGTTCAAGCCGCAGATGGCGATCTACACCTGCGACATCCAGGAGTTTCACACGATCCCATCAGGCATGAAGACCTTCGAAAGGTTGCCGGGGCACTGA